The following is a genomic window from Papilio machaon chromosome 7, ilPapMach1.1, whole genome shotgun sequence.
TCCAtacatatacctatatattaacCGTCATATCTGTAATTATCTCCCCTTTTTACGCCTAACCTTTTTCACAGAATCTGCCACACTTTGTTctgtcttcctctacctttgtagccatccacattcaacaCCATTACTTTCTTGATTACTTATTGTCTGAACTGATGTGTTATGTAATGTTTAACACTCGTAGCcttgaaatttttatacagCGAAATGCGTTGGCGCAggtaaaatgattttaagcGTCAatcgaaattatatttatcggTTGTCACTCGGGAGTTTCAAATTTACGTTGACCCTGATACAAGATTGCAGTTGAGATTACTTCGTTTTatcataaatgtaataatgatttttatctGAAtgatgaatttgttttttaaagtcCTTTTAACTTTGCACAAactaaaaacaatgtttaattattaaaaaccaacataaaactatttctttTCTTGTTTAGACTTTCGTGTCGCTTTACAAActaacatataattaattaaaaatagaaactatatttttttataaaaatactaaaaaagaaatcaaaaaaatgggacccatctgcaaagcacttcctttcgattaaaataatttttatcaaaatcggactaCCAGAGGCGCGGtactccttctttttgaagtcgactaaaaatgaaaattttaaccaATTTTCCAAACTTTAACGAAATTTTCCAATTTAACGAAATTGGTAATAGAGTTTGATATTTCCCTAAGGTCATTTTAGGTAACGTTTTTGTGAAGTAATCAGTATCTTGGTCATTTAACACTAAATCATCCTATTTATATCTACctatatttgattttcaaGAATGGTTTATGACCTTAAGACATgaggttttaatattattgtagagCCCGACAATTTCCAAGAGTAccgtaataaaaactattataattatatttatttactattataattatatattgatgtcaattgaataaaataaattaaattttggcgcgaaaagacatttttttatatttaattaatatgtataaattaccAGTGGTATGGCTTACATTTTATACGCTAAGCGTTATTTGCATTAACgataatcattatttaaaaaaaaaaaaaacactcacAGTACAGCAACAGcaaataaatacgaaaaatgCACACACACAGTCGCGTAATCTACGCACACTATTGCCGAAAaccattttcctttttttaatgtctatgGTCTGTTAACTATTTTACTTTATGCACATTTTGATATTcagaaaaaacaaaaggcGTGTCGTGACCGTGGAGCTGTCTGTAAATACGACAGGAGTTGAAACAACTGAGCTGATAGCGTAAGCAATCTTATCGGCGTTCAATAAGATATCAATAAAACCGGCGCACGATGCCCGCTGGGCCTAGACCTTTTCGTTTTTAACATGTTTGTTTAATGATAAAGCTGTCACTTTTACGGCAGTTGTTAAATGCGTAATGGGTTAACGATAGTTGAACCACCTAATGTTAAGTGACCGCTGATACTTCACATCGCCTACAAtcaaaatgatgatgataGCAGATTATAGAAATTAGATTTACTGAAATGGACCTAGACACATCAAAtacctttacaaataaaatattaaaaaacctaCCTCTTTCGTTGCATACCATTCTTCGTCAATTAAAGATAGGTAACGCATGCAATTGTGGATGTTTATGGGCAATGGCCGCTTCattatttcagcgaattcaggtgcCCGTTTGCtcgttattaatatatagtaATGTTACGCatgtataaatgcgaatgtataaatggatggatggatggatgtttgatggTATTTCTGGAACGGCCCCATggatcttggtgaaatttggcaccgatgtagaacatagcctggaagaacacataggctacatattaagttttttttaatttcgcgcggacgtagtcgcgggcgacagctagttacaaaTATAGTCTTATTGAGGGTAGGACGAAACTTATAAGTTGGCAACATGAATTTTATAccataactagctgtcgcccgcgactccgtccgcgcgcagttaaaaaaaaaaatgaaaaatagatgttgaccgattctcgtcagacctactgaatatgctcacaaaatttcacgagaatcggtcaagccgtttcggaggagtacggtgacgaaaactgtgacacgagaattttatatattagatttaaccATTTCAATTAATGTATGTTTCAactgcaaataattttattacgttcaattaaaaatacaatatacatgGACATAACAAATCACggtttatgataatttttatagctataTCATGTTCAACCTATTTTACGACTGTTACTATTGGTAGGATTGGTGGTGAAGGTGGATCTTGAAgcacttaataaatagctgaTATATCAAAATGTACGTCAATATGCAAAAATTAGGTTACTTTGGATATTTCCGGAACGTTTACTTATGCAAATTAGGCTTACGTTCGATTGGCAGTCAAATCGACTAATTGAATACTGAATACTTTCCAGTGCGATAAGAACTCCACAGATAGTTTTGTTGGTATAAAAATGCCAACTGCCTTTATGCAGGGTAGGTAAAAATTTATCAATCGTTAAATTCGATCGAAAATATCCAAATAACATAAgcaaagattaattaattacaaattgatGTCACGCGTCTtctcattttgaataaatgaatatagaCATTAAAAAGTGTTACACGTTATATCAGGTCATTAGTGTACACAAGTATTCACAAGCAAAGATGGCGGTAAATTTGAGTACGTGTTTAATACGATGAGTCGGTCGCACTTTAATGGCGTCATAATAGTGTCAACATTTTCGGAAACAGAAAAGAGAGCCCTTTATGCCCATAAAAGGGAAATAGAGAATCACTCACAATTTAGGAACTGAcacctctataaatggactggctatagacgtagtattttgtgcctatttgattttcgataGTTTTGCACTGATGGTAGCGGTTTGTGGCGGTGGTGtggattcgaactaataatatagatagaaATAACAGTCAAGGAACATCAACAGGCACGTTGTAATCTGAACGAagcaaaagctgtcatttccTAGAAATCGCTAGGAATAATCGGTCATAATTTATAgtatatcaataaaacttaatgatgtcaactaaataaaaaatgaaactacatatttaaatccaatatatttaattacatcaatattaatttacttaaaaagatTGATTATACAAGTAggtattcataaataaatgagATTTGAGCACGATTGTGGAACTCATAGCATTTGCTACATCTATACAGCCTATGTGGCACTGCAAAGAGGTAGGCAGTGGCAGAAATGTATAAAGATTTCTATTTGGCAACACTGTCATACttcacaaaaaagaaaaaaactgcatatttaaaaaaagttgtgaatatataattaatatgtgtaattatttatgttttaaacagtaaTAGCAAGCTaagagtattttattttttacctatatttggtatttttatttttcaatgaagCATGCATAGATTATACATTGTATAGATAGAAtagataaaatacataataactaCTAAACGCTTTGGCTAGTTCGAAAACATCTTGTCACTAAGATGAATTGTGCTAAGCTTGAAGTCATTTTTTCTCTTTCCCTCTCTGatggcttaatttttaaagaggCAACTGAATGTAATATTGACTAGATCTCAATTACTCTTAACACATtacattctattaaattattcaaattttcgtcagacattatcattaaactaatataggaacggctaaaacactcacataCATATGTCCGATGTCGGCACcaactagtttcgagcccatcgggggcccttcatcaggatGATCGGTCACTTGTCGTCGTGAGCGACGGGCCAcatccgcgaaataataccagtcccacttaCCCTTGcgaagggcccccgatgggctcgaaactagtcggtgccgacaacGGACATATGtatgtgagtgttttagccgttcctatattaCATTACAAGCTACTACTTTTTTCATATGAAAGTAAACTCACCAAGTGAGTTGGTGGAACTGAATGAGTTAAGACGAAAATGTTAACTTGGTATTCTCACTAATCAATTTCAAGCATTGCAAAGGTAATATTTGTTAGAtaaaatcttagtaatattttacattgacAACATGAAAACTAGTTCAAAGAAGCTGactaaacatttaaatgttacaaatttgTCTACATTgttactaatatattaaaggCCATATTCTAATGGCAAttctagttttaataatgGTGTAATAAGACTCAGGAATGTGACTATAATATTCCTTGAGTTGAGCTTGAACTGTGCCAGTAGTTTGGCAGTGTGACAAGGATGCATGATGAAATATGGCCGGCCAAACAAAGGGTGCTCCTGTTGGGTTATGACTGAGTAGAAATCCTCACGTTTTATACTGAAACATAAGAAAGAAGTTTGAGTTTCTTATTTTTGTGTATAGATTAGAATTCGATATAAATTTgctatgaatttttttttataacataaattaattttatgaatattaggCCTGGTTTAAATTAGAAAGTGTAAATTTAAAGTAGCAAtttctttagttttctttgctgcttgatataataaaaagctaCTCATTAAAAGTTGATTTTCGACAAAGGATCATATTGCcataaaaaccttaaaacttCATCATAATTTACAGTTTTACAGGCTAGTTATGACTTCAcatgtgtaataattttttcgtaaaaaaaaaaacttactgtATGAACGACAGTTGTCTGATCTCTTCAAGTGTTAGTAGGGTACCGTTCGACTTCCAAACATTAAAACTGAACGAAGGAACTGCATAGCTTATgttgtagaaaatattatattccaCTTTACAAAGAGTTAATTCTCCttgtaaatcaaaattaataaatgattcTTTTTTGAGATACGAtttatgtatttcatttttgttttcataaatcCGCCATCCGTCGTTAATTTGATctgatacatttttaaattcatttattgcGTTTATAAATTCTTCAACGGTAATACCAAATTCGtccattaaaacaattttttggtTGCTTTAACAGTAACGATCCCTTTAGTCGGTTTGCAATTTACGCAACCACTTAAATTTTACGACAAACTATACAAATGTGGATTATAATCGGATcaatatttgtgtttatttttgttgtcaaTTTTTCGAAATTGTCAAAATgacaatttgatttttttttccgcccACGGCGCAGGCTATAGTCTTTCGACCATGCCGCCTAGATGACAATTTAAATACAGAGAAAATATGAcctaaattaacttaatatacataattaaaggaaaaagtCTACGAATACTAGGCAGTATGGTCGAAAGACTATATAGCCTGCGCCATGGGcgaaaaaaaactgaaaaaatacatatttttttaatttcgaccTGGTAACATAGATCTTTAGACagagaaaatatattttgatacgTCAAAGTGCGGCATAATCTTTGTAATTacagaagtatttttttttttctatttgatgTGTACTCTTTGGGAATTTTTAGACAACTGACATTAGATAACAATAGATAGCCAACCAATAACCACCAACCAATAACGAAGATAACAAATAAAGTGGTCAGGAGTAGTGATAACAAGTAATTTATAGCATTATTGTCTTATTAAATAGAGCGtctcatttattacatttattttttaataattgttgtgGGCGCAAGGTTATACCCACGTGTACGGAAACAAAGTTTTGTGTTAATCAGGTAAAATATTTGGTTcgttattatacattttaatataaacaatctTCATTAATATAGTCCCGacatattattactgtatttACGTCCTAATTATTTAGAAGTTTTCGTAACAAATCGCATGTTTTTAtagaaatcaaatatttcGTGACTTAATGGCCTGTCCAAtgagatatatttataatattatttgcatattttttacagtttaaaatgaatatcttAAAGAACAACTGGTATACAGAATCATGTGACATGTGGCCTGGAGGAACATTCTCATTTGAAGTAAAAGAAATTCTTCATCAAGAAAAATCACCATATCAAGATATAATTGTATGTGATACAACAAGTTTCGGCCGTGTACTAATCTTGGATGGAATCATACAGTGTACTGAGAAAGATGAATTTTCCTATcaggtaaataataaattatcgaAGTATCAACTTGTGAAAATCCATTACTGGGCCCTTCTTTGATATGTGGAATTTCGTATCCATTGATTAATTGaagtatacaaaattaattatctttgCCCTCAGAATCTTCACATCAAAGTACACTAATTCTACTACTGTTTTAGGCACACATTATTTCAGATTTATAGCTaagaaaattaagtaaatcCTTATGTAACATGAATttccataattaaaatgttaaaatcaaTAGTGAATAGATTTTAcagtataatatttactacaataaattttattactttattacttattaagtagaaAGAGGTAcagtgttattaattaataaataatgtttttctaaACTTTATACCTGTTTTCGTTTTAGGAAATGTTATCATTTTTAGCACTGTGCAGTCACAAGAATCCTGAAAAGGTTTTAATTGTTGGAGGAGGAGATGGCGGTGTTGCAAGGGAGGTTGCTAAGCATCCTAAAGTTAAAGAAATTGTTCAGGTAATAtacttaattatgtaaaaatattatttacccTATAATTATTTCGTAGCCAAAACTTCAATCCTAAAAACTAAACATGCATATtgtgtaattataaaacaaagataacagtGTTATCTATTTCTAAATagctaaatgtaaatatgaacTATGTAATGACTTTGTAGCTATGTCCGctgataaagttaaaataaggAAGTATTTACTAACccaacaattattaatttaatttatttaactcatATTGATGTTCAAAAGCAGTTTCTTTAGAATTGttcaatatttacaacaaataataaattttatcttactaatattataaatgtgaatgtttagatggatggatgtatgtttgaatgtatcttcagaacagctcaatgaatcttgatgaaatttggcacagttgtagaacatagtctggaagaacacataggcggctactttacttataaagtttatttatgcCGCGCGCActaagtcgcgggcgacagctagtatattatataaactctacttttctattaaatactatgttgaaaataaaaatattttaatttacttttcagGTAGAAATAGATGCAAGAGTTGTTGAAGTGTCCAAAAAGTACTTGCCCTATATGTCGGTAGGTTTCAACAGTGAAAAGTTGACTCTTCACATTGGAGATGGTTTTGAGTTCATGAAGAACCACAGCAACGAATTTGACGTCATCCTAACGGATAGTAGTGACCCTGTGGGTCCCGCAGTAAGTCTCTTCCAAGAGAACTATTTTGCTCTAATGAAGAGTGCACTAAAACCGAACGGTATTGTTTGCTCACAAGCGGGAACATTCTGGAATGATCTTGATTTGGTAACAAACACATTGAAATACTGCAGGAATCAGTTCCCAGTTGGTGCATATGCATATACTTCTGTGCCCACTTACCCTTCAGGATTGATAGGTTTCGTCTTGGGATCTCTGGATCCAGACGTCAAATTTGACAGTCCACAGATTACATTCACGAAAGAAGAGGAGAGGGCTATGAAGcttaaatattacaacagTGATATTCACAAAGCGGCTTTTACGTTGCCAACATTCTTAAGGAatcaactaaattaatttttggctACAACATAGTACTTAAAAGtgcatttattttgattttttttcttatattctaGCATAATAActgaatttgttttaatctATGGTTATGtcgtttttttaagttatataactacataatgtttatgtatgaaattgtaagcatattatgtatttaatgttataatttctttgtcGTTAGACTAAACTATTTAGGTGGTAATTACGAAGATCTATATAATGAATACTCATatactaatttgttttaatgtattttttacataatttcaatctcaaaacttaaaatttgtaaacaaaatgaacatgtttatacatttgtaaaaattttggaaaataattgtttctataaattaactatttatacaatttcaattcattttctgttataaaatcttttataaatactaatgtttagattgatgtTTGTAAGAAGTAATTTCCAAAAAGGCTTAACAGATCTCGGTGAAATAGACAActaagtctttttttaatactgcatTGTCTGTGTTGCGGGCGACATTTAGAAATACAATGGATCTAAAGaaagttaatttgtttataaattttaagttttgaattgaaattaacCTTACATTTACATTCCAATACATTCCTATATCAATGTTAGTATAgagtttttatacatttaatatttaagataagTTGACAAATCTCGAAATAAAATGTGCCTTCAAGAATAGCTCAGTTAaaggtgatacatatttttatatgatattttttttttatattttaatgtaatgttataatggggtaaataaattatattttataaattttttatttatttatatcaacttATTTTACTCTGTTTTTTGGAATGGAAAATTATATCTCCTAAGGGTCCGTTCACACAGACCGGGACAGAGAGCAGTGcacattttttatcataaactagcttttacccgcgactccgtcggcgcggaataaaaaaaatgcacacaagataaaaaaagttcctatgtccgtctcctagttctaagctacctccccatcaattttcagctaaatcagttcgaccgatcttgagttataaatagtgtaactaacacgactttcttttatatatataaagataagaaACTACACAATTGAAACAaagtaaaacttttcttttaaagtcTTTTTTACTCTTgctcttaataaaaaagatgtgCAAAGTAAAACTAAACCTTGTTACAATTGTATAAAGctgaattttatttgcaacagAAAATCTGTTCTGCTCTTCGCCTCGGCCTGTCTGTACGGATCCTAACTCCGAAAAAAACCGACAAGGAATACTATCAATACAAATGTCACAGCAACACTTtatcatttgacattttttggATGTCAAAGGTCAAATGTCAATCTCTGACTTATTACGCTAAAGTATACGATAACAGATTATTAACCGATATCTGAAATTCATTGAACTGTACTATTCACGTTATATGTCAATGTGATACGTTTAACCAAAGCGCTAGATCAGTGcgtaaaaatactataaactCTGCCTACCTCTTTACGAACTTAAGACATTATTTAACTTTCAACTATAGTCTACTTTGTAGACTAGTGTAAGAGAATCTGTCCGGTTCCGCCGAGAAACTAGCAAGAAACTAGGGTTAGAGAgaaaaacctttataagcgagaaaaaagTCGCGGTTCCttagactctcgcttatccaggttcgttTATACATAGTTATGggtataaagaaataaaacaagtgtaatacataatatataatactattCACTTCTATTACCTTCGATACTTTTAGAGCGTAGAATATTTTCTCCCTCTTTTTCAGCCTCCACAAGAGCAGAGAATATGGCGCCCGCTCTTAACTTCTTTAAAATTCTCTCATCGTGAAATGGATGCGTGTGTGCAGCTATTCTACacatatataaacaaacttaatttaactaccaatgtttattatccgcattaatttagaaataaaaaaaaaacaatatatatagcGCAGACACAGGTGTTAAGGGTTACCAGTGAGCAAAATTTCCTAACTTCTTCCGAAATTTATTCATGTTGCAACTCTAAGCAATTGATTTACTTACGACCGAGTTCTCGTAATAATtccttactatttaaattaatacatccAAACACATTAGCAAATAAACCTACACGTCATTACATCATGCGTtatcagagctgggcattaactcgttaatccgttaatcgttaattaacgaagttaacattttgcttaacggattaacttttaagttaacttcaaaaagtgttaacgctttcgttaacttccgttaaactcaacttccgttaataaaagtccgttaatcgttaaattagaaacttggagacgtgctgtcattttgtttaaataacgcgccacgccacgctcgtaagttcaactatgttgggcgactgtcggcgactcgaatggtgaacgaacgagttgataattgatatatgtgaagttcgcgtgcaagtgtgatgcatcagagcgttcgggaaagacgtgaccaacaggacaaaatcaaaagaaagtTCGAactagtatatttaattacgagtatataaaagcaagagtatgtaatagcccacattccgaacgctcttcgtccctgcaataccctCCAATTCCTTTTTGAGAAActgaattaaaacatttttttactcgtgctttttctttagcttttccaaactcgtgtgttctctttcccaactgtcaaaataatgtctattaaaaagaaaaaaccaaccacgaaatttttacaaaaaaaatatcattgaagtttttatgattcatgcaaatatttctaaaaagaagctcctaatttgttacaatatcacatttacttattttattcaatgaattaggttaggtttcattttatttcatatcattaaatttcattttcatttcatatcaataaaaatagtctactgaagacttggcggTTTGGGCaatgggcatagttccctttgcctacccagaattggtgaagaaaacaaaaaaaatctgtttgtattcttttacggttggcgccatttttcaaacattttagttagttgaatGTTAGTTGAaaggtagacatttgtcggaactctttgcaatgacaggctttccgcactcgtaatgaaatatactataatgcattcatacctgtctctaatgtgttatagaatgtatagtgaaattactattttgaacaagtgtcgccacaataagtgtgaaattagtatgtataattttggtatggttaactgttaacgattaactttaacttgcgttaaattttctagaatttaacgctttaacgattaacgaagttaattttttaattaacgaattaacgattaacgaagttaacttttcgattaactgtgcccacctgtgtgcgttatattttttacgtaattatgaaaatggcaacattaaacaGTGCAGCTGCCTCATAGGTAAAAATATGTCGCTGTCAAGATAAAATTCAACAAGATCTTTTGTCTATACCAGGGATTtccaaaggggtcgatattgaacttaaagcattgctaaatctcactctgtcttcttctattgacctaagtcagaataaataataataatgattgaCCTTAAAACAATGGAggtctgtggtaacggttcattttggaaatgGGGGTCActtgtaaaaaatagtttgggtATCCCTGGTCTATACCAACAGCACCCAAAATGGTGAAAATCAAATAAGCACAAAATATCACAGTTTAAAGCCTGTCCATATATTAAAGTAAGTGACGTTTTCAACTTACCTTTGTACAACAACATCGTCTTTAGTAACAACATGTGCGGGACAGCGGACACTCTTTAAGTAATCAACGCAGCGCCATTGCCGCGAGCGATTGCGGTTCGTGTACTTCAAATAGTACATATATCTGTTCAGTATCATTTGTAATGAGCCCTGATTGGACACTGTGTATTGCAGAGAAGAGCTTTCtgcaatacattttaaaaattataacctaaaaaaactcaataatcCATGATTTATGATTAatgttactttaatattataaactagctttgacccgcgacttcttccgcgcggaataaaaaaaaatgcacacaagataaaaaagttcctatttCCGTCTCCTAtttctaagctatctccccatcaattttcagctaaatcagttcgaccgatcttgagttataaatagtgtaactaacacgactttcttttatatatatagatgtttagatggatggatggatatttctttgaaggtatctccagaataactcaatggatcttgatgaaattagtcacaaatgtagaacatagtctgaaagaacacgtaggctacttaagttttttttaattccgcgcagacagctagtatgatgataattttaaaccatCTTAAGGGATGTTTCTATAAAATTGTTGAGAAAATGTTATACGAAATTTACCTGTATCTTTATTAGCATTGGTGATTTTTACTTTAGAGATGCCAACTGAAGACAGAACAGGTTTACCGATCTTATCATCTGCAATAAtagttacaaaaatacttaataacattccaacattgaaattataaaataatctttttttaccCTTTTTTACTAGTGCAACTCGCAGCAAGACTATCAATGTATCAGTGGTAGAAGCCAGCAACAACatttgttgcacgaattggtcggctcgttcagtgaaataccacgaccacacagaacacaagtcaagtggaagtaattccacgtttcgtctgatgagtgtggtgccggaggcctaattttaatcctctttcccttcccacccttttcttataaggaaatgatgggaaggggatgtggatttgatggaggagatgcataggaaggttaaatattctctttttgtgcgtctcctccttcgttgATTGGggttaggcaacgcatctgcaattgtgaatatctatgggcagcggtcgcttcgccatttcggcgaattcatgtgaccgcttgctcgtttgtcaccttgtaatataaataaaatgtttaatttctatataGATATAGGCAGCAGTTACGAAGAGGTTGgtgaaataactaaataatggTCTAAAATGgccatataaaaattatgggTGGTATAGAAAACCAATATGATTAACTTACGATATGAATGATCTCCTGTGAAGTAGTCATCATTGTCATCTTGGCTTTCTTCATTGATAATTTTGTCATCTTGTTCCATATCCTCTAAGAATATTTCCTGGTCATCATCTTCATTCATGTCTTTAATTTCCATGTTCATATTACTACAATTACAAAAACTATATGAtcagtatatatttttctttcttatggAGGTTGTCCGTCAggaccggacaatgactctcgcttatagaagttTCTATTATCAAGGTTTGTCTGTATTTATTAGCACTCACTTATTTAAATCAAGCAAAATATATGGTATatgtatttcaaattacaatctaagaaaacaaaaataatgtgtctaaaaacttaaaattaaaccatcAATTCCACACGTCAAATTAAAAGCAGAGTATTGTATATTCAAACGTCTTGGCATCTCAGAACACAATCCCACACATAAGGCGTAAAGAGATGTGGTGAGAGATTACTGATCTCAAGGTCAgctaacaaaattattgaaatagcCAATACTATAAGTTATTTAGTGGTAGGAAAATGTTCtctgaattatttcaaatttgtgttttaaattaaaaataaaacttattacacTTTGTCCTCTGTAGCAA
Proteins encoded in this region:
- the LOC106715952 gene encoding uncharacterized protein LOC106715952, which gives rise to MANSQFVVSSKLHDKNICSALSCLQQNGEFVDMTLAADGHFVKVHQVIIAIASPYIKDLVASANCQHPVIFLNKISHSTLCAILEYIYTGEVIVSMENLKELVEAGKELHIKGLEDMTLAHATYVNSKNETEDEDKIGMNEIYLETSSIDNFATEDKVNMNMEIKDMNEDDDQEIFLEDMEQDDKIINEESQDDNDDYFTGDHSYHDKIGKPVLSSVGISKVKITNANKDTESSSLQYTVSNQGSLQMILNRYMYYLKYTNRNRSRQWRCVDYLKSVRCPAHVVTKDDVVVQRIAAHTHPFHDERILKKLRAGAIFSALVEAEKEGENILRSKSIEGNRSE
- the LOC106715953 gene encoding spermidine synthase yields the protein MNILKNNWYTESCDMWPGGTFSFEVKEILHQEKSPYQDIIVCDTTSFGRVLILDGIIQCTEKDEFSYQEMLSFLALCSHKNPEKVLIVGGGDGGVAREVAKHPKVKEIVQVEIDARVVEVSKKYLPYMSVGFNSEKLTLHIGDGFEFMKNHSNEFDVILTDSSDPVGPAVSLFQENYFALMKSALKPNGIVCSQAGTFWNDLDLVTNTLKYCRNQFPVGAYAYTSVPTYPSGLIGFVLGSLDPDVKFDSPQITFTKEEERAMKLKYYNSDIHKAAFTLPTFLRNQLN
- the LOC106715960 gene encoding ubiquitin-like-conjugating enzyme ATG10, with translation MDEFGITVEEFINAINEFKNVSDQINDGWRIYENKNEIHKSYLKKESFINFDLQGELTLCKVEYNIFYNISYAVPSFSFNVWKSNGTLLTLEEIRQLSFIHIKREDFYSVITQQEHPLFGRPYFIMHPCHTAKLLAQFKLNSRNIIVTFLSLITPLLKLELPLEYGL